From Leptospira ryugenii, a single genomic window includes:
- a CDS encoding pirin family protein, giving the protein MNDEPHSYQVKMQYQVFSDAFHSYGFRCPKPLNPFLNLDLFHMSKPTFPPHPHSGFSAITYLFPSSEGSFQNRDSFGDRSLIEPGSLHWTQAGEGMFHEEIPTELGTDCFGLQMFVKMPAADELSKGQAFHLASDTVPIVKELGKEVRVLTGSYGNMSSPIQSTAPPFLFLDAHLSPETDIRFQVKKDVITLLVAVVGNIEVEGFGSVAEHTVMVLQGEDRDIKCNTTTSKAEFLFLQARHLAEDYHWMGSLCLSTKERLESTFSKLRAGALGNLSPSF; this is encoded by the coding sequence ATGAACGACGAGCCCCACTCTTACCAAGTCAAGATGCAATACCAGGTATTTAGCGATGCCTTCCATTCCTATGGCTTTCGCTGTCCCAAACCACTGAATCCTTTTTTGAATTTAGATCTTTTTCATATGTCCAAACCTACCTTTCCGCCCCACCCACATTCTGGATTTTCAGCGATCACATATTTATTTCCCTCCTCGGAAGGATCGTTTCAGAATCGAGATAGTTTTGGGGACCGTTCCCTCATCGAACCAGGCAGTCTCCATTGGACACAAGCAGGTGAAGGGATGTTTCATGAGGAGATCCCAACAGAGCTCGGGACTGATTGTTTTGGCTTGCAGATGTTTGTCAAAATGCCGGCCGCTGATGAATTGTCGAAAGGACAAGCCTTTCATTTAGCCTCTGATACAGTCCCCATTGTGAAAGAGTTAGGAAAGGAAGTGCGTGTATTAACTGGCTCGTATGGAAACATGAGTTCACCCATCCAGAGCACAGCACCTCCTTTTCTTTTTTTAGATGCCCATCTATCTCCCGAAACAGACATTCGCTTTCAAGTGAAGAAAGATGTGATTACTCTTCTTGTAGCAGTTGTGGGAAATATTGAAGTGGAGGGCTTTGGATCTGTTGCGGAACATACTGTGATGGTGTTGCAAGGAGAGGACCGAGACATCAAATGTAATACTACCACATCTAAGGCTGAGTTCTTATTTTTACAGGCAAGACATTTGGCGGAAGATTACCATTGGATGGGTTCCTTATGTCTATCCACTAAAGAGAGACTGGAATCCACCTTCTCAAAGTTACGTGCTGGAGCACTTGGAAATTTAAGTCCATCCTTTTAA
- a CDS encoding phosphoribosyl-AMP cyclohydrolase, with product MNNFNSSTKETLKANGLKLMLGTILVFSLPVLAGPTKKVSKTPNQSPVASTQEKVDCITEMEVVAAQKAWGQGIIEIGKVYTQGGDYVEAAAKHINKFYGYDLSLVLFKPTLASVDQFRTSFDSALSYFVGGNPAFPEDKGFAIKPWAAVRWKNYGIVNNSCNMAVAMGNYWFTPAAGGADTKVEYSFGYVKGKDGELKIVVHHSSIPFNPN from the coding sequence ATGAACAACTTTAATTCTTCAACCAAAGAGACGCTAAAAGCGAATGGTTTAAAACTAATGCTCGGTACAATCCTAGTGTTTAGCCTCCCAGTTTTGGCAGGTCCGACTAAGAAGGTATCGAAAACCCCTAACCAAAGTCCAGTTGCCTCCACTCAGGAGAAAGTAGATTGCATAACAGAGATGGAGGTCGTAGCTGCGCAAAAAGCCTGGGGCCAAGGAATTATAGAAATTGGAAAGGTCTACACACAAGGTGGCGACTACGTAGAGGCAGCGGCTAAACATATCAATAAATTCTATGGCTATGATTTGAGCCTAGTCCTCTTCAAACCTACCCTTGCCTCGGTAGACCAATTCCGAACTTCGTTTGACTCGGCTCTCTCCTACTTTGTTGGTGGAAATCCTGCATTCCCAGAAGACAAGGGATTCGCAATCAAACCTTGGGCTGCCGTGCGATGGAAAAATTATGGCATTGTCAATAACAGCTGCAATATGGCAGTGGCGATGGGAAACTACTGGTTCACTCCAGCTGCTGGCGGTGCCGATACAAAAGTAGAATACTCATTTGGCTATGTGAAAGGCAAAGACGGTGAACTAAAAATTGTAGTCCACCACTCTTCTATCCCTTTCAATCCGAACTAG
- a CDS encoding MarR family winged helix-turn-helix transcriptional regulator — MAAQKQSKSVASKHSNKVKNVETVSSLPNQFVREMRKGGVRCLHLNLRRAVRTVDRHFDFALEVVGLTANRFNILMTLGANPKGMELAPLAQLLVYDRSTLLRNLEPLEKAKWISDIPSDTKRARKISLTPEGIQKLKEGLVAWNKAQKKAESVLGGSDYNLILKKLRLLANQEHFLDTDKFAD, encoded by the coding sequence ATGGCTGCCCAAAAACAAAGCAAATCAGTCGCAAGCAAACATTCTAACAAAGTAAAGAATGTAGAAACTGTATCCTCTTTACCGAATCAGTTTGTTCGAGAAATGAGAAAAGGTGGGGTTCGCTGTTTACATTTAAACCTTAGGCGTGCAGTTCGTACGGTAGATCGCCATTTTGACTTCGCTTTGGAAGTTGTGGGTCTCACTGCAAATCGATTTAATATCCTAATGACTCTCGGTGCGAATCCGAAAGGGATGGAACTTGCCCCTTTAGCGCAATTGTTAGTGTACGATCGCTCAACCTTGCTTAGAAATTTGGAACCATTGGAAAAAGCGAAATGGATTTCTGATATACCCTCTGATACCAAAAGAGCACGTAAGATTTCTTTAACTCCTGAAGGCATTCAGAAATTAAAAGAAGGCTTAGTAGCCTGGAACAAGGCCCAAAAGAAAGCAGAATCCGTCTTAGGTGGCTCAGATTACAACCTCATTCTCAAAAAATTAAGACTCTTAGCAAACCAAGAACATTTTTTGGATACAGACAAATTTGCGGATTGA
- a CDS encoding acyl-CoA thioesterase, whose product MQPKEIDTSPTGLYRVRFQDCDPFGHLNNARYIDYALDAREDQLRRYYGFDIPSWTQSAGKGWVVSKMKANYVKPILWNEEVRISTRLVALGEGSLWVEAIFSDPKTSKLKSVVWGDFVYVDVKSGRPARHESDLKEFLNSILYREEWQGKESIDLRVQSIRNLVAV is encoded by the coding sequence ATGCAGCCAAAGGAAATAGATACCTCACCTACGGGACTTTACCGGGTTCGCTTCCAAGATTGCGATCCGTTTGGACATTTAAACAATGCAAGGTACATAGACTATGCCCTCGATGCCAGAGAGGACCAGCTACGGCGTTACTATGGTTTTGATATCCCCTCTTGGACCCAATCAGCGGGGAAAGGTTGGGTTGTTTCCAAGATGAAAGCGAACTATGTGAAACCAATCCTATGGAATGAAGAAGTACGCATTTCCACTCGACTTGTGGCATTAGGAGAAGGTTCTCTATGGGTAGAGGCTATTTTTTCTGATCCTAAAACCTCGAAATTGAAATCGGTCGTATGGGGAGATTTCGTCTACGTGGATGTTAAATCGGGTAGGCCAGCAAGGCATGAAAGTGATTTGAAGGAGTTTTTAAATTCTATTTTATACCGAGAAGAATGGCAAGGTAAGGAAAGCATTGACCTAAGGGTACAATCCATCCGAAATCTGGTAGCAGTGTAA